One Halalkalicoccus jeotgali B3 genomic window, CAAGGTTGCTGCGCCATCAAGGCTAGCGATACGAGATAACGTGAGAGGGATACTATACACTGTACCAGTACTTGATGACCCAATGCCGCCAACGAATGGGTATAGAATGCCACAGGCAAGAATGAGTATCGCCGCAGAACGAAAAATCCGGAAAATGCTTTCACCGTGTCCATTTACATGCCATTGCAATGTTGATATGGCATATTGTGGGTAATCTTCCAATTCATATTGATATTTTCGTCGTACTTCCTGCTTGCTAATGTGGAATTTGCGGGCTTCTTCGGAAAGTGCATTTTCATCATGTAGCTTTTCAAGCCGCCGATATACCCACTCAGCGGCTTCTAGTGGATGAGTATCCATGGACAATCCTTCCAAAGCATGTGGGTTTTTTTCATAGACAACCACTGGTCGAGAAACGCCTGAATCATAGAATGTCGTTTGCGAGTTAATCCGAGCATCTGCAAAAACCGTCTCATAAAGTAGAGCATTGGTAAATGTCGCTCCGCGACAATCAGTGCGTGTGAAAAGCGCATTATGAAGTGTTGCATGACTAAAATCAGCATCTCTAGCGTCAGCGTCAGTATAATCACCTCCAGAGATATCCGAGTGGCAAAACACCACGTTAGAGAGTTGAGTACCACGAAAATCCGCATGAAGTAGGTCAGAATCATGGAACTTTGCGCTAGAATGGTCAGTCCCACCAAGAGAGTGGATAGGAGGGTCCTCACCAGAGAAATTAGCGCCTTGGAACTTCGCTCGATAGAGATTGGTGCTGCGGAATTGCGCATTAAACAACTTCGCATCATAAAATTCTGCAAAAGTGAGTCTAGAATCATAGAAATCTACGCGAGGAAGACTAGCATTGCGAAATTTTGCGA contains:
- a CDS encoding pentapeptide repeat-containing protein, whose product is MAEMGGIPDDRCGYNLLEDGTADFPVGDCAQDILENFHLQQDGSACCWRETWKDTDQCIWHARVEDKPLKKLKAARTNNPEQLDGAYLVGVEIASSISFHGCGLRAAIFKDVTLPRAGFHDASLRHAQFHHVELPEAEFHNADLSYARFQHVELPESDFYNAELLLTEFDNVVLLLAKFRNASLPRVDFYDSRLTFAEFYDAKLFNAQFRSTNLYRAKFQGANFSGEDPPIHSLGGTDHSSAKFHDSDLLHADFRGTQLSNVVFCHSDISGGDYTDADARDADFSHATLHNALFTRTDCRGATFTNALLYETVFADARINSQTTFYDSGVSRPVVVYEKNPHALEGLSMDTHPLEAAEWVYRRLEKLHDENALSEEARKFHISKQEVRRKYQYELEDYPQYAISTLQWHVNGHGESIFRIFRSAAILILACGILYPFVGGIGSSSTGTVYSIPLTLSRIASLDGAATLLQGIYFSVITFTTIGYGDLYPIGVGSKVLVGFESLSGAILIALFVFVLGRRVAR